A portion of the Parambassis ranga chromosome 22, fParRan2.1, whole genome shotgun sequence genome contains these proteins:
- the commd8 gene encoding COMM domain-containing protein 8: MVDFLNKLPDAECLGFCHRVVDGLCGRELPCRSDYSDTWALHEWLELLNSLTHLFQLAVGNNISDKEVMARLSSIRSGHAEAVLSVLRARQTEIRHALLDRTNSISSATLQDFEWQLKLALASDKISSLHTPLLSLSLDVREKGALRPTTIEMSREELNTLISSLEAANKVVLQLK; this comes from the exons ATGGTGGATTTTCTGAACAAATTACCCGACGCTGAATGTCTGGGC TTTTGTCACAGGGTGGTGGATGGTCTGTGTGGGCGGGAGCTGCCTTGTAGGAGTGATTACAGCGACACCTGGGCTCTGCATGAGTGGCTGGAGCTGCTCAATTCCCTGACACACCTATTCCAACTGGCAGTGGGGAACAACATCTCAGATAAAGAG GTGATGGCCAGGCTGTCAAGCATACGGAGCGGCCACGCTGAGGCTGTGCTGAGTGTGCTTagagccagacagacagagattcGCCATGCTTTGCTGGACAGAACTAATTCCATCTCATCTGCCACTCTGCAGGACTTTGAGTGGCAGCTGAAG TTAGCGCTGGCCAGTGATAAGATATCCTCTTTGCACACTCCTCTGCTCAGTCTCAGTCTAGATGTGAGAGAAAAAGGTGCCCTCCGCCCTACCACTATAGAGATGAGCAGAGAAGAGTTAAACACCCTCATCAGTTCACTAGAGGCTGCTAATAAG